In Phormidium yuhuli AB48, one genomic interval encodes:
- the lipB gene encoding lipoyl(octanoyl) transferase LipB — MFSTTSPPRLHILWFQTPIPYQTAWEIQRSLFEARRAAPQLEDVLLLLEHPPVYTLGRGADAKFLQFNPEVSGREVYRVGRGGEVTYHCPGQLVGYPILNLKRHQPDLHDYLRRLEGSLIAVLAHWGLSGSRLPGLTGVWLEGAKVAAIGIQVSRWITCHGFALNVCPDLQGFREIVPCGIGDRPVGSLRQWLPQITVFEVIPVLIEAFAETFSLTPHLYPLEAEIPERLWGELLGLAKADSIPLNEDK; from the coding sequence ATGTTTAGTACGACTTCCCCGCCACGACTTCACATTCTCTGGTTTCAAACCCCGATTCCTTATCAAACCGCATGGGAAATTCAGCGATCGCTTTTTGAGGCTCGTCGCGCGGCTCCTCAACTTGAGGATGTCTTACTGCTGTTGGAGCATCCTCCTGTCTATACTCTGGGACGAGGAGCAGATGCGAAGTTCTTACAGTTTAACCCCGAAGTATCTGGGCGGGAAGTCTATCGGGTTGGACGGGGGGGCGAGGTGACCTATCATTGCCCTGGGCAACTGGTGGGCTATCCCATTCTCAATCTCAAGCGACATCAGCCGGATTTACATGACTATCTACGACGGCTCGAAGGGAGTTTAATCGCCGTTTTGGCTCATTGGGGGTTGTCGGGGTCGCGGCTGCCGGGGTTGACGGGGGTTTGGTTGGAGGGGGCCAAGGTGGCGGCCATTGGCATTCAGGTCAGCCGCTGGATTACCTGTCATGGCTTTGCTCTCAATGTCTGCCCAGATTTACAAGGATTTCGTGAAATTGTCCCCTGTGGCATTGGCGATCGCCCTGTGGGGAGTTTACGGCAGTGGTTACCCCAGATTACCGTGTTTGAGGTTATCCCAGTCCTGATTGAAGCCTTTGCAGAGACCTTTAGCCTAACCCCCCACCTCTACCCCCTTGAGGCAGAAATTCCCGAGAGGCTCTGGGGAGAACTTTTAGGCTTAGCCAAGGCAGACAGCATACCCTTAAATGAGGATAAATAA
- the hpf gene encoding ribosome hibernation-promoting factor, HPF/YfiA family: MKLVIQGKNFEITDAIRDYVEEKVEKAVSHFETLTTEVDVHLSVARNPRISANQSAEVTIYANGTVIRAQEGSESMYASIDLVADKIARQLRKYKEKRNRKLHTQGKTAEVLAEVVSNSDGVTEDLIGDRAVELPSEVVRTKYFAMPPMTAEEALEQLQLVDHDFYVFRNVQTGEINVIYERNHGGYGVIQPRKASENGAMNPQEMSKAS; this comes from the coding sequence ATGAAATTAGTTATCCAAGGCAAAAATTTTGAGATCACCGACGCCATTCGTGACTATGTTGAGGAAAAAGTTGAGAAAGCGGTGAGCCATTTTGAAACATTGACGACTGAAGTTGATGTTCATCTGTCTGTCGCCCGCAATCCTCGTATTTCTGCCAACCAGTCCGCTGAGGTGACAATTTACGCCAATGGAACCGTCATCCGCGCTCAGGAAGGAAGCGAATCCATGTATGCCAGCATTGACTTGGTGGCAGACAAGATTGCTCGTCAACTCCGTAAATATAAAGAGAAACGCAATCGCAAGTTGCACACCCAAGGCAAAACCGCCGAAGTTTTGGCTGAAGTGGTCTCGAACTCCGATGGTGTGACGGAAGACTTGATTGGCGATCGCGCGGTGGAACTTCCCTCTGAAGTGGTGCGGACGAAATACTTTGCCATGCCGCCGATGACCGCTGAAGAAGCCTTGGAACAGCTACAACTGGTGGATCACGATTTCTACGTGTTCCGCAATGTGCAAACCGGTGAGATCAATGTGATCTATGAGCGCAACCACGGTGGGTATGGTGTGATTCAACCCCGTAAAGCCTCAGAAAATGGAGCCATGAACCCTCAGGAGATGTCGAAAGCCTCCTAG
- a CDS encoding DUF3318 domain-containing protein, which translates to MTSYVTSAAKAEINELRRLRGLLPPELQSWVTVEKTTEIDPPLVRCEELSRDEVEIAIDLVKWENLALDQRNLLFWHEVARIQNDTIPREGWEMAALAIGLGGAVGELWVQDGVLLLLALGLCGVSGYRLYQKNNSEKALQELLEADDKAIALATRFGYTLPNAYKSLGSALKTLIEQTPKKRLRKQYETRLDALRRSASKAKSQSKSKRTSRDVTQPSPYQL; encoded by the coding sequence ATGACCTCCTATGTCACCTCAGCTGCGAAAGCTGAAATCAATGAATTGCGCCGTCTCCGGGGACTGTTACCCCCTGAACTGCAAAGTTGGGTAACGGTCGAGAAAACCACGGAAATTGACCCTCCCCTGGTTCGTTGCGAGGAGTTGAGCCGGGATGAGGTAGAAATTGCCATTGATTTGGTCAAATGGGAGAATTTAGCCCTTGACCAGCGCAATTTGTTATTTTGGCATGAGGTCGCCCGGATTCAGAATGACACCATTCCCCGGGAAGGCTGGGAAATGGCAGCGTTGGCCATTGGTCTCGGTGGGGCCGTGGGAGAACTCTGGGTTCAGGATGGGGTATTACTTCTATTGGCCTTAGGACTCTGTGGCGTGTCCGGCTATCGTCTCTATCAGAAGAATAATAGTGAGAAGGCTTTACAAGAGTTATTGGAGGCCGACGACAAGGCGATCGCCCTAGCCACCCGTTTCGGCTACACGTTGCCCAACGCCTACAAGAGTTTGGGGAGTGCCCTCAAAACCCTGATTGAACAAACTCCCAAAAAGCGGCTACGCAAACAATACGAAACACGCCTAGACGCTCTCCGCCGCAGTGCCTCTAAAGCCAAATCTCAATCCAAAAGCAAACGCACCAGCCGCGACGTCACCCAACCGAGTCCCTACCAACTCTAG